One segment of Drosophila mauritiana strain mau12 chromosome 3R, ASM438214v1, whole genome shotgun sequence DNA contains the following:
- the LOC117143078 gene encoding suppressor of fused homolog, which translates to MAEANLDKKPEVKPPPGLKAIIDHLGQVYPKQPNPLQVTTLLKYWLGGQDPLDYISMYNYPGDVDRNVPPHWHYISFGLSDLHGDERVHLREEGVTRSGMGFELTFRLAKTEVELKQQIENPEKPQRPPTWPANLLQAIGRYCFQTGNGLCFGDNIPWRKTLDGSTTSKLQSLLVAQDPQLGCIDTPTGTVDFCQIVGVFDDELEQASRWNGRGVLNFLRQDMQTGGDWLVTNMDRQMSVFELFPETLLNLQDDLEKQGSDLAGVNADFTFRELKPTKEVKEEVDFQSLSEKCANDENNRQLTDTQMKREEPSFPQSMSMSSNSLHKSCPLDFQAQAPNCISLDGIEITLAPGVAKYLLLAIKDRIRHGRHFTFKAQHLALTLVAESVTGSAVTVNEPYGVLGYWIQVLIPDELVPRLMEDFRSAGLDEKCEPKERLELEWPEKNLKLIIDQPEPVLPNVLPMSLDAAPLKISSVSSD; encoded by the coding sequence ATGGCTGAGGCGAATTTGGACAAAAAACCGGAGGTGAAGCCTCCGCCGGGCCTTAAGGCCATCATAGACCACCTGGGGCAGGTTTACCCCAAGCAGCCCAACCCGCTGCAGGTGACCACACTACTCAAGTACTGGCTGGGCGGTCAGGATCCGTTGGACTACATTAGCATGTACAACTATCCGGGAGATGTGGACAGGAACGTTCCGCCACACTGGCACTATATCAGTTTCGGACTCAGCGACCTACACGGCGACGAGCGTGTCCACTTGCGTGAGGAGGGCGTCACCCGGTCTGGCATGGGATTCGAGTTGACCTTTCGCCTGGCCAAAACGGAAGTGGAGCTGAAGCAGCAGATTGAGAACCCAGAGAAGCCCCAAAGACCGCCCACCTGGCCGGCGAACCTGTTGCAGGCCATCGGACGCTACTGTTTCCAAACAGGCAACGGTCTGTGCTTTGGAGACAACATCCCGTGGCGCAAGACCCTGGACGGCAGTACCACTTCCAAGCTACAAAGCCTGCTCGTCGCCCAGGACCCTCAGTTGGGCTGCATCGACACTCCCACCGGCACGGTGGACTTCTGCCAGATTGTCGGCGTCTTTGACGACGAGCTTGAGCAGGCATCGCGTTGGAACGGGCGCGGTGTGCTTAACTTCCTTCGCCAGGATATGCAAACTGGCGGTGACTGGCTGGTGACTAACATGGATCGCCAAATGAGCGTCTTCGAGCTGTTTCCCGAAACGCTGCTCAACTTACAGGACGACCTGGAGAAGCAGGGATCCGATCTGGCCGGCGTTAATGCAGATTTTACGTTCCGTGAGCTGAAACCTACCAAAGAGGTTAAGGAAGAGGTGGATTTTCAGTCGCTGAGCGAGAAGTGCGCCAACGACGAAAATAATCGGCAGCTGACGGATACGCAAATGAAGCGCGAGGAACCGAGCTTTCCACAATCCATGTCGATGAGCAGCAATTCGCTGCACAAGTCCTGTCCCCTGGACTTTCAAGCGCAGGCACCAAATTGCATTTCACTGGACGGTATTGAGATTACCCTCGCACCTGGCGTGGCCAAGTACCTGCTACTGGCCATCAAGGATCGCATCCGACATGGGCGCCACTTCACCTTCAAGGCTCAGCATCTGGCGTTAACTTTGGTGGCGGAATCCGTGACCGGCTCGGCGGTGACAGTGAACGAACCCTACGGCGTGCTGGGCTACTGGATTCAGGTCCTGATCCCCGATGAACTGGTGCCGCGCCTGATGGAAGACTTCCGCAGCGCGGGCCTAGACGAGAAATGCGAGCCCAAGGAGCGACTGGAGCTCGAGTGGCCCGAAAAGAATCTGAAGCTGATCATCGACCAGCCGGAACCTGTGCTGCCCAATGTTCTGCCCATGTCCCTCGACGCTGCTCCCCTGAAAATTTCCAGTGTGTCCAGTGATTAG